TGCAGCTACTTCCAAACCAGCTGTAGGCCTATACGTTCTAGATGAAAACATCACACTGCACATGTTGAAAAACTAGGAAGTACCGGTACTCCTTGACCTTTTACCTCATAGAGAGAAGTGTTGTGTTGCTCTTTTAGGGAAGTGAGTTGTCTGTGTTTTTAGTTTCATACCTGGCTAATTTAGGGATAGGTCAGACCTTGGTGAAATAAAACAGTAACAGTGAAATAGAATGGTTTTAATTCCACTTCAAACAGCAGTTAAAAAGTAAGTATTGGGAAGTGAAACCATTTTTATTATGAAAAGCATAAATATCTGTACAAAGATCGATGTGACGGAAATGTTGGAGATGAATCAGTAAAGGATTTTATCTCTGCATACGACATCCTGTTCTGTAAACAAGGTTTAGTTCTGGAACCTTGTAAAGGCGCTGTTTAGTTCTGGAACCTTGTAAAGGCGCTGTTTAGTTCTGGAACCTTGTAAAGGCGCTGTTTAGTTCTGGAACCTTGTAAAGGCACTGCTGTTTTCTTGTGTTTATGGGACCTTGATTTCCATCTTTTTCACATTCGTTTTGAAATAGCAGATTGAGCAAGGAAGTCAAATtaaaacaagcatttcttattggacaagttcaggtagtccctttCTGTTTCAGTTCCCTTTTCTTCCGTTTGGTATGAATACAACCCAGGACAAATAAGTGTGTCTAGACTAGTGGTTCTGTGTCTCTATGGCCTAGTAGTGGTCTAGACTAGTGGTTATGTGTCTCTATGGCCTAGTAGTGGTCATCTCAAGGACCAGGAGAGgctcaggggtagttggttggatgtggctcctgtctcaggggtagttggttggatgtggctcctgtctcaggggtagttggttggatgtggctcctgtctcaggggtagttggttggatgtggctcctgtctcaggggtagttggttggatgtggctcctgtctcaggggtagttggttggatgtggctcctgtctcaggggtagttggttggatgtggctcctgtctcaggggtagttggttggatgtggctcctgtctcaggggtagttggttggatgtggctcctgtctcaggggtagttggttggatgtggctcctgtctcaggggtagttggttggatgtggctcctgtctcagggtTAGTTGGTGggatgtggctcctgtctcaggggtagttggttggatgtggctcctgtctcaggggtagttggttggatgtggctcctgtctcaggggtagttggttggatgtggctcctgtctcaggggtagttggtgGGATGTGGCTCCGttctcaggggtagttggttggatgtggctcctgtctcaggggtagttggttggatgtggctcctgtctcaggggtagttggttggatgtggctcctgtctcaggggtagttggttggatgtggctcctgtctcaggggtagttggttggatgtggctcctgtctcaggggtagttggttggatgtggctcctgtctcaggggtagttggttggatgtggctcctgtctcaggggtagttggttggatgtggctcctgtctcaggggtagttggttggatgtggctcctgtctcaggggtagttggttggatgtggctcctgtctcaggggtagttggttggatgtggctcctgtctcaggggtagttggttggatgtggctcctgtctcaggggtagttggttggatgtggctcctgtctcaggggtagttggttggatgtggctcctgtctcaggggtagttggttggatgtggctcctgtctcaggggtagttggttggatgtggctcctgtctcaggggtagttggttggatgtggctcctgtctcaggggtagttggttggatgtggctcctgtctcaggggtagttggttggatgtggctcctgtctcaggggtagttggttggatgtggctcctgtctcaggggtagttggttggatgtggctcctgtctcaggggtagttggttggatgtggctcctgtctcaggggtagttggttggatgtggctcctgtctcaggggtagttggttggatgtggctcctgtctcaggggtagttggttggatgtggctcctgtctcaggggtagttggttggatgtggctcctgtctcaggggtagttggttggatgtggctcctgtctcaggggtagttggttggatgtggctcctgtctcaggggtagttggttggatgtggctcctgtctcaggggtagttggttggatgtggctcctgtctcaggggtagttggttggatgtggctcctgtatcaggggtagttggttggatgtgaCTCCTGTCTCGGTCTGTGGGTCCTGTATCGGTCTCTGGGTCCTGTCTCGGTCTCTGGGTCCTGTCTCGGTCTCTGGGTCCTGTCTCGGTCTCTGGGTCCTGTCTCGGTCTCTGGGTCCTGTCTCGGTCTCTGGGTCCTGTCTCGGTCTCTGGGTCCTGTCTCGGTCTCTGGGTCCTGTCTCGGTCTCTGGGTCCTGTCTCGGTCTCCGGGTCTCCTGTCTCGGTCTCCGGGTCTCCTGTCTCGGTCTGTGGCCCAGGAATGGTCTTGGTAACGTCATCTAAAGCAACAGGACAAGCTGTGTGGCTACCCAGCCTGCTCCTCCCGTCCCGGGTCCCCCCCCGTTTGAAGGGGGTGTCCTCCCCGGTTCGGACCATGCTGGAGAAAGAGGCGCTGACCTGAACCCTCAACATCTTCATCACCCTCCTCTTGTAACCCTTACAGGCAAAGAAGTAGACAAAGGGGTCCAGGCAGCAGTTGAGGTTCATGAGACACACAGTGAAGTGTAGAGACAtctgaaggggagggagagaggggttagtGGAGGAGTCGGTCACACTTGGATTGGAGATGGACATTGCACACACGCTTAAATACACAATCTcatggtcaacacacacacacacacacacacacacacacacacacacacacacacacacacacacacaaaaatacaatGATATTAACAGATAGGCCTAtgtttgtgtgtcagtggaggctggtagaAGGCGCTGTAGGAGGAAGGGCTCGTTGTAATGAATGGAATtcatgtttgactctgttccattcattccattccagcctttacaataagcccatcctcctatagctcctcccaccagcctccgctGGTGTGGAGACAACTACCTGAAAGGCCTGTAGCTCGGTACAGTCTGGTGTGTATCTCAGCTTTCGGATCATATACTGCAGGATGTTGATGTGATAGGGACTGAAACACACTACAAACACCAACACTACCCCTGCTATCACCCCCGTCGCCTTCTGGCTCCTCAATGACCTGTGACCTCGCCCACCGACCCTACTTCTCGTCACCAACCGCAGCTTCCAAAGCAACACCAAGTAGCAACACAGGATGGTTGCAACGGGAACGCCGTATCCCATGACGACGGCTCCAATGAGGACGTAGGGGAGTCCCTCCACGGCCCCGTTCTCAAAGTTGGGGTACTCCATGCAGGTGGTGGTCCCGTCCGGCTCGGCCCGGGTCATGGTCACGGAGAGGAGGGGTAACGTCTGGACCAGGACTAGAACCCACACCCCTACGCAGACATAGCGGATGGTCCGGGCCCGGCAGAGCCTGGTGTAACGCAGAGGGAGAACCACGGCTACGAAGCGGTCTACGGCCAGGCAGGTCATGAAATTGACCCCTGCGTAGGTGTTGACGTAGAACAGAAGGGCGGTGACGCGACACAGGGTCTCCCCCAGGGGCCAGTGGAAACCTAGAGGCAGGGAGACTCAAAGATTACCAAGAGAGGTTAGTCCACTTCTGGAACATAACAAGACGCCTGGGATCTCAGGAAAAAGTGTCTGTGTGGATATTCTCCACCTACATTTaaacacctacagtgccttcagaaagtgtccacacccagtggtggaaaagtaccgtcatacttgtgtaaatgtaaagatacgttaatagaaaataactcaagtgaaagtcacccagtaaaatactacttgagtaaaagtgagtcacccggtaaaatactacttgagtaaaagtgaaagtcacccagtaaaatactacttgagtaaaagt
The DNA window shown above is from Oncorhynchus clarkii lewisi isolate Uvic-CL-2024 unplaced genomic scaffold, UVic_Ocla_1.0 unplaced_contig_8910_pilon_pilon, whole genome shotgun sequence and carries:
- the LOC139402516 gene encoding G-protein coupled receptor 183-like; its protein translation is MSWSEGVNSTLNLDSNTSSSLVCTNLYDHRPVARVLMSLHYSLVFTLGLLGNALALHVIRPNLAQINSTTLYSANLAASDVLFTLALPLRIAYYALGFHWPLGETLCRVTALLFYVNTYAGVNFMTCLAVDRFVAVVLPLRYTRLCRARTIRYVCVGVWVLVLVQTLPLLSVTMTRAEPDGTTTCMEYPNFENGAVEGLPYVLIGAVVMGYGVPVATILCCYLVLLWKLRLVTRSRVGGRGHRSLRSQKATGVIAGVVLVFVVCFSPYHINILQYMIRKLRYTPDCTELQAFQMSLHFTVCLMNLNCCLDPFVYFFACKGYKRRVMKMLRVQVSASFSSMVRTGEDTPFKRGGTRDGRSRLGSHTACPVALDDVTKTIPGPQTETGDPETETGDPETETGPRDRDRTQRPRQDPETETGPRDRDRTQRPRQDPETETGPRDRDRTQRPRQDPETDTGPTDRDRSHIQPTTPDTGATSNQLPLRQEPHPTNYP